The DNA segment gaaagatagatgaaaaaagaaaaccatctcAGAACATATTTTAGACTTTCAATAACTGTCtagactgtgaaagactatggcgggggggggggcgggggggggggagggcgggagggcgggggcgggggggggggggggttaagatTCTATGGGCCCAGGAGTGGAATGCGATTATTTGAATGAGAACTGTCCCTTGTAGGCCTCTGAAGacttggtccacagttggtggcATTATCTGGAGAGGTTATGATGAAGTGGAGCCTTGTTGGAGAGAGTACGTCCCTAGGTGTGGGCATTGAGAATTTAACGTACCTTTCACTTTCAGCTCACTCCTGGCTTGGTGTTTGCTGTGATCAGTGTGGGTTTTCAGATGACTGATCTTGCCACCGTTCCTGCTTCTTGCTGACATGCCTCCACCACACCATGATAGATTTTCATACATCTGGAACCAGAAGTCAAATAAACTCTGTTTCTTTTGGTAATTTCCTTTTTTCATCACAGCCAAAGTAAAGCTACTAATACACACCCACTCCCtacaaagctcagggaacattggaGAAGAGAGGGCAAAGAGACTGTAGGAGTTAGAGATTGGGGAGGGTGTCTGTGAAATAATgtctctggacatgacagggccgTTGTGTtcatgaactcaggacctgggaTTGACTGCACTATACGGGCACAGTattaagccagtcaacattctagtgTGGATGGGAGAGGGACTCCAGGGCCTTACTCCTAATTGAAGatctattggcagttgatggctgttaGGGGAGAAAGAATCAGCTTTCTTCAAGGGTGTAGTCCCTCTTAGGGTTGCCCATGGTCCAGTGaatggccttcacacacacacacacacacacacacacacacacacacacacgcatcacaAGTTAGTTTCAGCAGATTATTAAAACATATGACCAGGGACTGGAAACATTGCTTGGAAGTTAAGAATACTGGTAGTTTtcccagaggaactgggtttgatTACCAGCTGTTCACaattatccataactccagttctgagggatctaatgacctcttctggcttctacaggcaccaggcatgcacatggtgcacagacatatgtgctggcaaacacccatacatatacattctttttttaaaaagtgatgacTAAATGAAGTTGGAAAGGGGACAGGAGGTGGATATCCAGGAAGAATTGGAAGGGGGAGTGGTTGATGGATATGCTCACAATATACTGTATACGTGTTTGAAATTCTCCATAAATAAGCTTTTAAAAGTACTTAGTTatctgaaaaaaggaaaaagatggtTGTGTGAATCATTTacatgaatttgttttcttttttgttttatggttcTGAGGATCAATATCAAGGCaccatgcatgccaggcaagagtctaccactgagccacaccttaGTCCCTGTATCAGTTTCTTATTAACACAAAGAACATGTTATTTGCTTCAGGTTCcaaattatttatgtgtattcagGATATCTATACATTACCTAAGTATTTATGATCCATAgctatctacctgtctatctctATAATCTACATATACAGCCATACACATGGTCCCCAACAGAGGATGGTTTGATTTACAGTGTTTTTGACTTTATAATGATTTGAAAGTGATTGATATTCAGTAGAAACTACACTTTGCACTTTGAAATTGGACCCTACTGGTGTGTGGATCATATATCCTTCCTATCTTGTGATGCCGAGAAATGGCTACAAACCACAGATTCCAATCAGCCCCATGGTCATCAAGAGGAAACAACTCATACTGTTCAATGTGTAGATTATTATCTGGAATGTTTGACAGGTTAGGAATATTCAATGCATTTCTGATAAGATTCTCAATTTACCATGAATATATTGGAACATGCTCCATCCTTAGGAGAAGAACAGCATCACAAACTTGGCTATGGTTCAAAAAAgcatatcaaatattttcttacaGAAGACAGCCTTTTAAAGCAAGGAGCACAGAGATGAATGTTTGGATGGCTCTACTGTTCAAGGTTCCTTCTGGTTTCTCTGTTCCCATAACTAACATCTTGccatttttcttcccctttcttcttctttcttttttcttttctctttttgaccCTTCTttacctcttctcttcctttatcCCAatcccttcttcttttcctcattctttgttttgtctttctctcattctctcctctattagtccttctttctttcttcccttctttttgtaAACACTCAATTGGTATCCTTAAAAATTCCAAGAGTCCTTCCCCCACAAATTAGTGTAAgtaatttttagaattttaagtaatattttagaATGGTTGTCTCTTGAATCTGAGCAACGAGAAGGCAGGCAAAGTCAATGTTTCCAAATTCCCTGGTTTTACAACAGCCCTGTAGGAGATGGGCTCTGCTAAGAGTCCTATACCCTGTAGTATTAGATGGGCTCTGCTAAGAGTCCTGTACCCTGTAGGAGATGGGCTCTGCTAAGAGTCCTGTATCCTGTAGGAGATGGGCTCTGCTAAGAGTCCTGTGTCCTGTAGGAGATGGGCTCTGCTAAGAGTCCTGTGTCCTGTAGGAGATGGGCTCTGCTAAGAGTCCTGTATCCTGTAGGAGGCCCCTCCACCTGTAGTTCTGGGCCTTTTACtaatttcaatttttcttattGGTTAAAGGGGAACAGTAATATTATATTTTAGGATCACTGTTAAATGTAACACAGAGAAAGTGGAAAATCCTCACTGAATGGTTGTGTTATTATTGCTTGTCTTGGGAAAACTGATTGAGCCTTTCCCTTCAACATTGAAGGGacagaataaagtaaaaatgtgGGAGTCAGAGAAGTAAAAGGAGTGTGCCTTGATTTTGTCAAGTCTGACCTCCTAGGAATACCAAGATGGCTAAGCAAGAAGGGGTATTAGAGCTGCCAAGTCCTTTGTAGTGAATGCAGGCTGCTTTTTGTGAGTTCCAGCTGGTCCCACGCACATGGCTGCTTGTCTTCTTCTGGGCTGTGTACACAGGCGTTTAGTGATACGCCTTGTTCGATCACTTTTTGGAGCACAATTTCTATTGCTGCTGTGCCTCTAGGTAGAAAAGAACtttataagaagaaaaatgaaaagtcacATTGCTTGAAAACTGCCACCTAGGAACTTCATTTATTTGCAAAGAATGTCTATGGCAAGGTTGGTATTGAAGAGAAATAATGAATGTGAATAGCCACCCAACATACACATGCGAAAACCCTGTCACGTCAGGGGCTTCCAATCTCAGTGACAGTGACATCTAAGGAGGCTCTGCTGTTTGATCTATTTTCTTTTAGCTTATATTGACTTTAAATCCACCCTACACCTGAAAATTGTAATGGCAAGAAAACTGGATATTAGactgaaaattaataaaattgaatGTACTCATTAAAAATATGTGAACAGTgtctttcttgtgttttgttgggttttgtatatttattttacatttccctCTGAAAATGTGAAGTTGAGATGAACTAGAGAAGTGTGAGAAACATTTCTGGATTACGTATGGGGAAGTAGATCGCCACACTGATTATAAACCTTGCTTACTACTGGAGTCAACTTCATGACCATGGGCCATGTGTATAATAACTGCCAGGGGAATTTGTGAAAAATACAGGTCCTAGGGTTTTGACCTTGAGTATTACACCTCAATGGGACTAGGTATGGGTTTGagattatattttgaaatttggggtgggggttgtaTTCATAAACAAAGCTAAATAGCAGAGCTAGTGAACCACCTGAAGATGTCTGATCTCATGGTagtacaccaaaaaaaaaaaaaaaaacctgacattgTGCCTACGAGGTAGAAAAGAACTTTGTGGGAAGAAAAATAATTGCTTGAAAAATTACCACCTAAGTATGTCATTTATCAGGAAAGAATGTCTATGGAAAGGTTGATATTGAGAAATAATGAATGTGGATAGACAAATTAGATCAATGGGCAGggagattttagaaaaaaaatagtaattccagggaaaataaaacaactagttattctttttatttttaaattgcttttgcaaCAAATGCAGCTTGGCTTTATTACATGGAAGCTATGAGGGTGCTGGCATGGGATGGTCTATCTCTGTTGGAACTCTGTGGTTGAACATGATGAGCAGGACAATGTTCAAGATCTATGGGGGTACAGATAACTATCCTTCTTCAGCTAATCTGGAAGCCCAGGTACCCAGATACTTGCTACTTTGGGAAGTGATAGAAAGTGGCCTTTATGATTTTGTTCAGATTGCCAGCATCAGCACTGTGTCCATATTGGATGCAAACATTCTTATTTGGCAGGTCAGTGTTGGACTACACTCCTCCCAGCTTGTTGAAAATTCAGACATCTTCACAGGTCATGTGCAGAGAAGTCAAGCTTCGGCATGACTGATCCCGTGATGCTTTCAGCATCTACCACTTGGTATTCTCCTCCATTACTGATTCTTTAGTATTTACTAGGGGTCAGCTACTGGACTGCATGCTTTAGTGAGATTAATCCTTGAtacttgtgtgtttatttggttttataaAATGAGGAAATAGATGCATTTAAATTTTAGGCAACTTGTTTAAAGTCATACAGTTATAAGTGTTATAGTCACTGGCCTCATGGCTATGTAAGTCCATAGCTCAAAGCTCCCTAAGGAATAAAAGACACAAAAGCTGGAGCCCTAATGCAAAATACATGCAAGTTTGTTTTAGATGGAGTTATGTTTATTTGTGTACAACTATGACAAGGGTCAGACCTAAGCACATAAAATGAGTTCAGTTGCCATTAAAACTCTCATTATCTTGAAGAAAATGAATCTTGTTAAATGtggtttaaagaaagaaacactgagagaaaaatgatAATCAGATATTAAAGACCTGAATGATTAATTATGTCTCATTGACAACAAAACCCAATGTATATTCTGAGCAAAGACATAAATgtaaattaatcttttaaatataatatgaGTTGTATAATTTCATTCTGCTTTGTTAATGAATACCAGCCTAATAAAATGACAGTGAAGCAAAAAGACCCTCCTTTGGTTGGTGTTTTAATTATCATAAAAATGTCATctagagccgggcgtggtggcgcatgcctttaatcccagcacttgggaggcagaggcaggcggatctctgtgagttcgaggccagcctggactaccaagtgagctccaggaaaggcgcaaagctacgcagagaaaccctgtctcgaaaaaaaacaaaaaaaaaaaacaaaaaaaaaaaatgtcatctagATTAAAGAGTCAGCTGAGCTCTATGGTTTCTCAAGAACTAGGGATATCATACAAAAACACgttatttttgagataaagtttttTGTCACAATTTTCTCCataatgttctttttaaagagaGCTGGCAAATACAAAGCTATGAATTATCCTAATTCCCAGAAATCATCTTCTAAAAGCTTCCACAGGGTTGGATCTCCTCCTGGGCACAATCTTTCAGGAGAAAACAATGTCCTTCACAGATATGCTCCTTTCTCTATACAGTTTAAATGGATTCAGCCATTTACTGGCTGCCCCATATCTGGGCCCTGGCAACACTATTATAATATTTTTGTCTTACAGGCTTGAGGAGAATGATGGCTTCCTACCAAAGATCATTTCCAACATCTTCTTTACTGTGTATaataatctgggctggcatctgtggtctcttagagtctgtagcacatctgtccaagcccttctggcttttagagtctccattgagaattagggtataattctaataggtgtCCCTTTctatgttatttggtcttttccTCTTAcagctttcaatattcttttgttgttctgtatgtttagtgttttgattattatgtggtgaggggattttcttttctggtccaatctatttggtattctgtaagcttcttgtgctTTAATAGACATCTCCTTTagattaggaaaattttcttctatgattttgttaaatagaCTTTCTGGGTTTTTGACTGGGACTCTTCTCCTGTTATTCTATTTCTATTAGTactaggtttggtcttttcatagtgtcccagatttcctggaagttTTTGTAAggaactttttagatttaacattttttgtttgactggtgtatccatttcttctattgtatcttcaatgattgagattctctcttccatttcttatatTGTGTTGGTGAAGCTTGCGTCTGTAGTTCTGTTCTAATTCCTAATTCTAacttttcatttccaaaattcccaaaggtttcatttattgattctatttccaatttCAGGTTTTGaacagtttatttatttctttgcactttttgtgttttcctggatttccttAAGggaattcatttcctctttaagaacctccatcatattcataaagactgttttaaagtcttttcttttttaataatttacttatttttattttatgtgcattggtattttgcttgcatgtatatctgtgtgagggtgtcagatcccctgcaactggagttacagacagtttcgaggtgccatgtgtgtgctggaactgaaccctgattctctgaaagagcagccagtgctcttaactgctgaatcatctctccagcccccaagtcttTTTCTTGTGTGTCACCTATGCTGGGATATTCAGGGCCTATAGtgataggatagctgggctctagtggagacatactgCCTTGGCTATTATTGATTGTGTATTTATGCTGGTGCCTCAGCATCTGGGTTTGAGAAGATTGAAGTTCTAGGTGCtggtatctggtcttgtctttattGGGTAggtttttttcttggtttctgtctcttctctggattttcagagagtgaTTCTGTATATTGCCTGTTTTCCTGACCTTCTCAGCTGGTGTGTtccctgctggtgttggaggtgGCATAAGTTGGATGCACTGGGGGAAAGATGGTTGGAGGAGAatatagcaggctttcttttgggccaccaaccagctcccaaatcatgacatggagacttattgttagttatgaatgttcagccttatcttatgcttgtcccactagctcttataacttaatttaacctgttctTCTTCATATACATTTTGCCATGGGTCTTTTTATATTTCTTgcattctgtatgtcttactccatgtctgtctttctggtcATGggcatctctctttctttcttcctcattctctcctcttttctctgaaGCCTAGATTCTGCCTCCTATTTATTCTTGTTCTCTGCCCCCAGTGCCACCTATttctctactgcctagctattggttgttcagctttttattagaccaatcaggtgactTAGGCAGGTAAGGTAAAACAGCAATACAGttttacataataaacaaatgtaacataactTTACATAGtttaagtaatattctgcaacatgaacaaatgtaacacatctttgcctagttaaagtaatactcCACAACCTGGGGTCTTTGTGATccattggggatggggtcagagagcaaTGGTAGACCATAGCAGAGCTAGAGATGAGACTGGAGAGTTTAGATCTCAGGAGCAGGAGTAGAGGTGTGAGTCTGTTTTCAGCCTACTTGTTGGCTTGGGAGTAACTGTCTTTGGGTTAGCAGGGGGTGCCTTCTGGATGTAGCATCTGGGACAAGCacaaagttgggggagggatgttAGAAGGGCATCGTCTGTGGGAGCCATAGGAGATGTAGGCATGGGGGAATGGAGGCTACagttggtgttctgttgcagtgcTAGAGTTGAGACTCTGGCCTATATTTTCCAAGCTTTCCTTCCAACATGATTTTCCAATGCTAGGTACTAAAGAATAGGAAAGTATTTAGCATGTTCAACTGTAGGCTGATCAATCATCTGATTTGAAGCCTTCTCCTTCCTGGAATCTACAGAACTTGAATAAACAAAATCTTACAAACATAGACTTTGGCTGCTTTTCCTTTCTCACCAAACAGTTGAACATGTAGTGAGCATAATTCTCAACTTCCTTACATTTAATAGAATGTCTCTTCAGATTCTGTGTTGCAGAAtgacaaacaacccccccccccaaaaaaaaagcttcttttacttctttctgaTTGTACTGTGGGAGATGTTTttcatgggaattttttttttttttggtgttttgtagGTGATTCACCTACCAATGAGTCTAAAATACTGTCAAATAACTTTTGGAAATATTTTCGGAATAACATCCAAACACTAGTTAAGGGATAAAGGAAAGACAAAACAGAATGAACCATCGAGTAAGGGTGACATAGGGACGAGTTTGGAGGAGGCTTTCTGCCACATTTTACACTGTAATTAGGATTGACTACATGAAAGAAAGGTGGTTTGGGAAATAGCTCTTGGAGAAGCTCACCAAgagcctcctgtctcctcacagacTCTCTTTCCTTTACCACCATAGTCCCCCTCCCCCGAGGTATCAAGGTGGTACTTTCTGGTTTCTCAGGTACATCCTGCCTTCTCTAGAAGACACCCCTCAACCCTGTCCAGAGCGGTCAGAGGCAGTGCTTTATGAAGTCAGACAGCTGGCAAGGCTGTGCTGACCAATCAGGGTTGAAGGGTGTGGCCCTGCATTGTTCTGGGGGCTAGATCAGTAGGGTGCTGAGAGTTCTGGGTCAGACCTCTGGAAGGCTCAATTATGGAGGTGAGTGAGGACGCCGGGGAGCCTAACAAAGATTTCAACTCCTCAACCTCAGAGAACCAGCAAACGAATGCCCCGACTCCCTGCCAAGCCAGTCTCCCTGCAGGTGACAAAGCTGCAGGTCAGCCAGTTCCAAGAAGATTTCCAAGGGTGAGAGAACCAGAGCTAAgtaccctttctccttccttgatcAGTTTCCCTTCCCCTGGGAATCTTGTCTTTCCCTGGCCTGGCACGCATTTCCTCCTCAACCCACACCTTTGCCTCATAATACCTTACCATCCTCTCCCATACCAAAGACCCTGTTTCCTCACTCTGCCGTCCTTGCAGGTGCAAAAGACTGTTCTGCGGCGAACCAGACGCCGCCGGCGCCCTAGGAGGCGAAGGAGAAAACCCTCCAGGAAGATTCTGAGAACCTTTGCGAGAGATGGGAGAAAGCCCTCACTTGAGGACGGCCATCCGCTCAACGTGGAGCCGTCTACCAGTGATCCCGACCAAGAAGGGGTCACACCAAGCACTAGCGTCTCCACTAGTGACTAGACCAGCTGAGGGTCTCAGCATGGTCAAGAGATCTTAGTGCTGAGTCATGTCCAGTCATGGACATTGACAGTTACCTTGACCATTACCACAGAGCCCTCTTATGGTactgaaaataaaagcaatcagAAGTCAGCAGATGAGTTTCCCTGTGGTCTGTGGTGGGCTCTTGGGAAGAAGGGTCGGGAGATGGTCTGGTAAGAGAGGGACATTGGTTTCTACAGGTCTGGGAGCCTTACAACAGGTCTACCTGTAAGCTGATGCTGAAGGATCTGCAATGTTGGCACCCACAGGGATGAACATGCTCCTGATGCTTTATTTCATGGGGCAGGATGTGGGAGCAGAAAGGGCTGATGTTTCCATGTGTGTTTGGCAGGGACTGGGGTTGGGGGAATGGTTTCTGGGTTCAGGTAGGAGATACTACATGATGTGAGGTGTGTGGATAGCAGTATCAGCCTCAGCACAATATAGTGGACCCCCTACCTCCTCCCAGTGTTTGTTGCATTTCACTTTGTAACATAGTCTAGTGAAATGCCTCAAAAGAGCCCAAAATAACAGCTTACTAAAAGAAACCAGTAACACCCGAGGAAAATGGTGATTTCAAGCTGTAAGAAGTATAGCATTGATTAGCCTAATCATTATCAGATCTGGTGGTTGGCAGGGCAGTGTGCAAGGTCTGGTGTGCATGGTCTGCTTGTAGTACAGGTCATAAAGCTGGGGACATTGTCTACAGGGTGTTTTAAGCTATACACCTGCCCTACCAAATATCCTTACTTTGTATATTTACCAATGTTTCTTATCTCTAAAGACAGATGAAAAGTCCTCTGATAAGGGCCTCTTTGCTGCTTGTTAGGATTCCTGGTGatgtcaaaacacaaacacaagagGAGTgatggagaggaaa comes from the Peromyscus maniculatus bairdii isolate BWxNUB_F1_BW_parent chromosome X, HU_Pman_BW_mat_3.1, whole genome shotgun sequence genome and includes:
- the LOC121825746 gene encoding uncharacterized protein LOC121825746 gives rise to the protein MEVSEDAGEPNKDFNSSTSENQQTNAPTPCQASLPAGDKAAGQPVPRRFPRVQKTVLRRTRRRRRPRRRRRKPSRKILRTFARDGRKPSLEDGHPLNVEPSTSDPDQEGVTPSTSVSTSD